A single genomic interval of Acidobacteriota bacterium harbors:
- the ribD gene encoding bifunctional diaminohydroxyphosphoribosylaminopyrimidine deaminase/5-amino-6-(5-phosphoribosylamino)uracil reductase RibD, producing the protein MGAKADEGFMRRALELAVRGRGKTSPNPMVGAVIVKNGRVVGEGYHRRAGADHAEVVALREAGRRARGACMYVTLEPCCHTGNTGPCTIALIDHRIERVVYAVRDPDPRVRGRGARELRRAGVTVEHGVLGKDAARLNEQYFGFHQNRRPFIILKAAQTLDGRIATATGDSRWISGRPARVFAHRLRSEVDGVVVGMGTVKTDNPALTVRLVKGRNPYRIVLSRSLDFPRTCELLDDNEDFKTVVASTEAAIERFVRRRRNSGITFWVIKSDRQRLLDLNDFVAKAARFGIRSLLVEGGSRLATSFVKAGLVDKLVVVTAPMLIGEGRSLVGDLKIRKLSRAIELTDSSFERCGNDVIVTGYPKRRR; encoded by the coding sequence ATGGGCGCGAAAGCGGACGAAGGATTCATGCGGCGGGCGCTCGAACTGGCGGTTCGAGGACGGGGGAAGACATCACCCAACCCGATGGTGGGGGCCGTTATCGTCAAGAACGGGCGGGTTGTCGGCGAAGGCTATCACCGCCGGGCGGGTGCTGATCACGCCGAGGTAGTCGCTCTCAGAGAGGCCGGCCGCCGCGCCCGGGGGGCTTGCATGTACGTGACGCTGGAACCCTGCTGTCACACCGGCAACACCGGGCCGTGCACCATCGCTCTTATCGACCATCGTATCGAGCGCGTGGTTTACGCGGTCAGGGACCCGGACCCCCGTGTCAGGGGCCGGGGAGCGCGCGAACTGAGACGAGCCGGTGTCACGGTCGAGCACGGCGTGCTGGGGAAAGATGCGGCACGCCTCAACGAGCAGTATTTTGGATTTCATCAGAACCGCCGACCGTTCATCATATTGAAAGCGGCGCAAACGCTTGATGGCCGGATCGCCACGGCAACGGGTGACTCCCGGTGGATTTCCGGTCGGCCGGCGCGCGTTTTTGCACACCGGCTGCGTTCCGAAGTCGACGGCGTGGTGGTTGGCATGGGAACGGTGAAGACCGACAACCCGGCGCTGACGGTCCGACTGGTGAAAGGCCGCAACCCCTATCGCATTGTTCTCTCCCGATCCCTCGATTTCCCGCGTACCTGCGAACTGCTCGACGACAACGAGGACTTCAAGACCGTCGTCGCCTCCACGGAAGCGGCCATCGAGCGGTTTGTCCGGCGTCGCCGGAACAGCGGGATCACTTTCTGGGTTATCAAGTCTGATCGACAACGGCTGCTTGACCTGAATGACTTTGTGGCCAAGGCCGCACGTTTCGGCATCCGGTCCCTGCTGGTAGAGGGTGGAAGCCGGCTGGCGACCTCGTTCGTGAAAGCCGGGCTGGTGGACAAGCTGGTGGTGGTCACGGCGCCGATGTTGATCGGGGAGGGGCGAAGTCTCGTGGGTGACCTGAAGATCCGGAAGCTGTCCCGGGCGATTGAACTGACCGACAGCTCATTTGAACGCTGCGGGAATGATGTCATCGTCACGGGATATCCAAAGAGGAGACGCTGA
- a CDS encoding riboflavin synthase — MFTGLIETVGTIAEIGSRGNYRIMTLRSSIDSAGIVIGESIACDGACLTVVATQPGVFRVEASRETLARTVLGHYRVGRAVNIERALTVGSRLGGHFVSGHVDDTGTVEYLKPVGESFELGVRFNKAYDRLVVEKGSIAINGVSLTVNSCRSGRSAVNLIPYTLEHTSLSGLRTGHGVNIEFDMIGKYVVKLMAGDKQPGLTIDKLIESGW; from the coding sequence GTGTTTACCGGGTTGATCGAAACAGTGGGAACGATCGCGGAGATCGGGTCGCGAGGCAACTACCGGATCATGACGCTCCGTTCGTCGATCGATTCCGCCGGTATCGTGATCGGTGAGTCCATTGCCTGTGACGGTGCCTGTTTAACGGTCGTGGCCACCCAGCCCGGTGTTTTCAGGGTCGAAGCGTCCCGAGAGACGCTTGCCAGGACGGTCCTGGGGCACTACCGGGTCGGCCGGGCGGTCAATATCGAGCGAGCCCTGACCGTGGGCAGCAGGCTCGGCGGGCATTTCGTCAGCGGTCACGTGGACGACACGGGGACGGTCGAATATCTCAAGCCGGTCGGAGAATCGTTTGAGCTGGGCGTCCGGTTCAACAAAGCGTATGATCGGCTTGTCGTCGAGAAGGGTTCGATTGCCATCAACGGCGTTTCCCTGACCGTTAACAGTTGCCGGTCTGGGCGAAGTGCCGTCAATCTGATCCCCTATACGCTTGAGCATACCAGCCTGAGCGGTCTTAGAACCGGGCACGGCGTCAACATTGAATTCGATATGATCGGCAAGTACGTTGTAAAACTGATGGCTGGTGACAAACAACCAGGGTTAACAATAGATAAACTCATCGAAAGTGGATGGTAG